GCCTTTCTGTAAGTTCATAAAAACGagggtccagctgcagctccttaaacgcatacacacacaaacaagaggATTTCTGTAGCTTCAGAAGACATGTCATCGTCTTGATCACATGCCGATGGCCACGCCTACTATAGTACATCAAACAAAGCCAaaatgtttcttcatgatgGTTTCAGTTGGAAATTACAGAAAGCGGGGGATTCTGTACCTCAGGTTTCAGGCGAACGTGCTCCGGCAGACCCCGGTTGGCTTTCAGAACTTGATCATACTTCTTTTGGATGTCGGCGAGCTTCTTcagtttcttctgctgttttaatTCAGCCTCCTGACGCACACTGTCGCTTTGAAACCTCTGCCTGGCCGTCTCTATGCTGGAGGGAATCAGGACAATTTTTAAAGTTACAAATGAAAAAGTTATTAGTTACTGATAAGTTGTATAAAGGTTAATGAGTTGAATTTATAACAATAAAGAACAtggaaatcacaaaaaaaaagaaatgaaacattgCAGACACCTGTAGGCTGCTGAGTCTTCGATGTCACAAGACTTTCTCTCAATCTCAAGACCCTCCTTTAACAACAACATTGTAATAAGAAAAGAGGGATTTTTAAATCATATATATGTTTTCTTCTACCATTCATTGATACTGTTGATGAATGAAGGAATGGGATGTTAAAATGTGGGCTCACCCGGGGTGAGGGGATCTGGgtcttctgtctctgcaggcccttctccagctcctctggtgGCAGCAGGCTGAATGTAAATATGTTGCCATCGTCTCCCGCCGTCAGCACGAACTGATCATCGTGGCTGCATTTGATGTGCCGCAGGTGTCCGTAGTCGTTGTCATGGACACTCAGAGTCCAGTAGGCCTGCATGGAGGTGATGCCGGGCTGGCCAGGCTGCAGAGGGTAAACTCGGATGGAGCCCGAGTGCATGCCGCAGAGCAAAAACTGCCTGTTGGCGCTGTGAAAAGACATAAATGCAGCACAAGTCATTGAGATACTGTtgtaaaactgaatgtgaatgaTCCAAGATGAGAACCGACAATTAATATGcaataaaagtgaaacaaactcaaaagtgcaaaaaagccACAGAGTCTGTACAGCAAATCAACAGTCCAGGAATAATTTCGTATGAAACTCGTTGGTCTGCTCTTTGACGACCTGAATGTCAGAGCATGAATGGGGTCGTTGTCGGCGTTATCAACAGCCAGGAAATCAAAGGGCTCATCTTGCTGCTGATCTGGATCTTCATCTCGGCTCTCTGAGAATTTGCAGTGATAAAGGAAACCCGAGTCAAATCCTCCCTGAAAGGTGAagagagaaatgaggaaaattaCATAAGATCCTAATTTCCTCTTTATGGATTTGTTTACTAAGAGGGAGCACAATAGTTTTTGCTAAAATTCTCTGAATTTGCTtactgactgaaagaatgaggtgAGATTATATAACCCCAACATTCAATTAACAGAATTTCATTTGGTagcaaaacattttctcagCATAAAATTTTCTGTGAGAAGATAAAGCAAAAACTAAATGCACACTTTTGCAATTCCTGCGGTAAAGGGCGCCATCCACTGATGTGCTTCTGCATGTTTACCATAGAGAGCCAGAACTGGCCGGGCTGTGAGTAAAAACCACAGTAAAGCGGGCTTGGAGCATCAGGCGTAGGCGGTAACTctatttcctcttcctcttccagcacttcttcttcctctgctctctctttcttttgttgCTCCTTAATCAACTGACGTCTGGAAATTTCCTGGTGTCTCTGAAACATGCAAATACAGAATCGCAGTTGTAATTTTAAGATAAAATTTGAAATtaaataacaaacacaaaaatagaTGGGACAACTAGATGCAATAAAAGATGATCATCACAGCCATAAATTCTACGTATGCAATCAAAGCAGTTTAGAATAAAGACTAAGCTCTGACCTTGATCTGAAATTTGATGCTTCTGAACCTGAATGATCTTCGGCTCAGTCCAGACAGCAGGAAGGTTTCAGCTCGTTGCTGACTCTCAGGATCAGGGCGATGCACCTCGACCACGTGGCCGTTCTGACAAAGAATGAGTAGCCTTTTTTCAGGCttaggaaacaaacaaaacaacaaagaagcTTAGTTTGGGAAACAAAGAAATATTAGACTGTGAGAGGATGACAGAAGCAGCCAGAACTCAGCCCTACGTGGGAATTAGGTGACCACTCCAGTGCCTGCACTGCTCCAGGTACATGCACAAAACCAATGGGATCGTATTTTTCACccacagtgaagaagaagacGGTGTTGTCTGCACCCTGGTGAGAAAGGAATGAGTGTGAAGTCAGGACGGTGAGATGGCACTGGGCCTTTTCACATCTATGCCAGAACTTATCACCATCACAACTGATAAACTTTACAGGTGTTATCAATCTCCAAAAATACCAACGATCATATAAAAAAACTGGGGGAGGTTTGACATGTTCCCACActgatttcaaagtaaaaactCCCTTTTCTCTAAAAAGAGTTCTCACCCCTGTGGCTAAGACCTCTCCATTGGCGTCATATGCCACAGCAGTCACGGCAGCATTGTGAGGTTTGAAGGCctgtttgagctgcagcttgGCCTCTTCTTTGGCGCTGTGCTTGCTGGCCACATTCAGCTTCTCGGGATTGTACAGCTCCATTAAACGGACAACGCCATCCTCAAAGCCTACCACAAGCAGGCACTGACTCGAACTCACCTGAAGGCAAATAACCAAAACCGCAGGTTAGTTTTCTATAATCACTTTCTATGTAGTTACTTTGTTGTATTAGTTAAATTACCGACAGTggagcccagaggagaaccGTTCCACCCTGATTGAAATTAGCGGTGGTCAGTTCTCTTTTGTGGAGAAAGTCAAAAACTTTGACTGAACCTgaacaggagagaaaaacaggtTAAAACAGTGTGAGTGCAGGAGGAGAGGTATGTGTAACTCACGGGATAAAGACGTTGTGGCCATTAGATGTGACTTCTTTGACACATCCAGGCTTTGGATCATCCCGCCATGGAAGGAAAACAGACACTCGGGATTAAGAGTCTGTGAGACAAGATATAGAAACAACAGAGGGCAAAAACAGGCTCATTTCAACTAATGAACATCCACTCAACACAATAACAATAAACAATGTGTACCGTATTTTACATAATGCCGTGCAGTAACTCTCACCTTGTGGGTGAATGAAAGATCGATTTTCCAAATGGCTCCACCGGAATCCTACAAATTGTGCAGCAGATACACTCAGGTTGAGCTGAAGTTGGCTCTGCTTCAGAAATAATTATGTTACCTTTGACCTTCTTTTTCCTGACCTGAGCAAACCAGATGAAGGAATCAAGTTCGGGGCTCTTCACAATAGAGGACAGGCAAACATCGTGTCCCACCATTATCTCACTGAGCGGCTCTATTTCAAGCTTATTGCTGCCGCTGTCACTGTCGGCACCACTGATCCTCTGAAAGTCCCAGCCCTGGATGACAGGGGTCACAGAAGAGCTCCAGAATCGAGTGGTCCAATCATGAATCTGTCAATTACCTCCACCAGAATCTAAACAAAAATGTCCTCTTCAGTGATTGTTGTATTGTACTGTTTTATGGAAGTGGCATTTAACTGCTACAGGGCAGGTGATGGAAACGAGTTCTGCTGTAATTTCGCCGTTTTACATGTTGATGTTCAACATGAGGGGCTGTAaaatgctgctgtgttcagCACTGTCAAGCCATaagtgtgaatatgagtgtgtgtggttgtctgttcAGGATGTGCTACATGAAACCTGTTTCATAATAAGTGCTCATACACTTGTGATACAATCTGTGCTGTTGGAGTGTTGACTTTGAGCTAGATACTGATTCATCAAACGTCTTAACAATAATATGCTGACCAAGTGTAGAGAATTCTTTTTCAACGGAAAATCATTTTTCTAAAAGATCTGACAGCAGTGCAACAGTACAGAAGTGTCAGTTAACTTACTCGAACAGCTCCATCGGAACCAAATGTGAACAACTGCTCATCTTCCAAGGCAAATGGCTGGACGGTCCCGATGTGGCAGCTTCGACCCCCTTCACGTCCAATCTCCACCCGAACGGCACTCCGATCCCAAAGCAACAAGTTGCCCCAGGCTGTGCCGGACACCACCTGAAAGGAGAAATGAGACGAGGGTCTGGAGTTGTCTGCAAAGCCGCCCTGTCTGCAGCTGAACAGGCAGCGACGCCACAGCGACGCAGTATGTCTGCATACATTTTAAGACCAACCTTTCCATCAGGAAGCTCCACGAAGCCCTCGATATCAGTTACTTCAACAGATCCAAATTTCCCCACATTTCCTTGCAGTTTGAGGCCTGTGTATGTCGAAGCTATATTCCAGAAACTGACAGAGAAAAGGATCTATTTATTACAGTGGAAAAGAAACGTCTGGTGTCTGAAGTTATTATTTAGACACCTGCAAGTTTCAACAACAGTGATttcctgaaaataaagaattcaATTCCAGCAGACTGGAGAGGGTTCAGCGTGTGCTTTACTTGATGTGTCCGCATCCGGATGATGTGAGCAGTTTCGGGTTGTAGGAGGAGAAACGAACTCGGTAGGCATCCTGAGAAACAACGTTGCTTCTCAGCTtgacctcctccagcctccagtcccAAATCGTTAGCATGTAGTCAGGAGCACCGCCAACGCTGGCTAACAAGCTCCCATCAGGGTTAAAGTCCACACAGCTGTACGCTCGCTCCGTACCACCTAAACACATGCAGATCACAACGGAACCATCAAACTACATGGAGTGCAGAATGCGAAAAGGAGAAACGCAGTGCATCTTGTTACAGTTTACCTCTGAGAATACGCTGTGGTTGTAAAGACGGATATTCATAAATCACTATGTTGGGCTGCTTTCCCTTCTCTGCTGCAGCAAAGTATTTCTTATCTGGGTGTACCTTTACAAAAAATACACAGTAAAATAAGAATATACGCAAAGATATAAGgacaagaaatggaaactcGGTCTCTTCATGATTCTTGTTGGTGTATATACTGTCACATAAAAATCCTCTCAATGACACTTCATCATGAAAATAATGCAAACCGTCTTACCATAATACACCCAATCCCCCCTCCACTGCATGAGCGGAGGTATCGGTGCTCCTTGGTGAAAATATCCAGCAAGACCAGCACGTTGCCTGCTATGAAAATTAGAGTTTTCTCATcgagcagctgcaggtttaTCTTGCGCTTACAATCATAACCAAAGGAGTGGCTGAATGCAAGATGGATTAAGGCTCAAATGTTTTGCCAAACTATGTGGATTCTCTGGATGTCCACTGACCTCTGCCCGCTAAAACTGTGGCGTGACAATAAATTTATCAAAAGATACAACAAGTGCAGGAGGTTTTCAGGGATCCCAGACTCAGGGGTGACGAACGGTCTGGACTGGAGCTCCTCATACTTGtagtgcctgtcagcagggagCTGCTTTCCTTCAGAGACTTCCTgcatcactctctctctctctgcctgtttttagagaaaatatttaattgttttctaGTCGGAAGGATGCA
The sequence above is a segment of the Salarias fasciatus chromosome 14, fSalaFa1.1, whole genome shotgun sequence genome. Coding sequences within it:
- the LOC115400051 gene encoding cilia- and flagella-associated protein 44-like is translated as MQEVSEGKQLPADRHYKYEELQSRPFVTPESGIPENLLHLFHSFGYDCKRKINLQLLDEKTLIFIAGNVLVLLDIFTKEHRYLRSCSGGGIGCIMVHPDKKYFAAAEKGKQPNIVIYEYPSLQPQRILRGGTERAYSCVDFNPDGSLLASVGGAPDYMLTIWDWRLEEVKLRSNVVSQDAYRVRFSSYNPKLLTSSGCGHINFWNIASTYTGLKLQGNVGKFGSVEVTDIEGFVELPDGKVVSGTAWGNLLLWDRSAVRVEIGREGGRSCHIGTVQPFALEDEQLFTFGSDGAVRGWDFQRISGADSDSGSNKLEIEPLSEIMVGHDVCLSSIVKSPELDSFIWFAQDSGGAIWKIDLSFTHKTLNPECLFSFHGGMIQSLDVSKKSHLMATTSLSRSVKVFDFLHKRELTTANFNQGGTVLLWAPLSVSSSQCLLVVGFEDGVVRLMELYNPEKLNVASKHSAKEEAKLQLKQAFKPHNAAVTAVAYDANGEVLATGGADNTVFFFTVGEKYDPIGFVHVPGAVQALEWSPNSHPEKRLLILCQNGHVVEVHRPDPESQQRAETFLLSGLSRRSFRFRSIKFQIKRHQEISRRQLIKEQQKKERAEEEEVLEEEEEIELPPTPDAPSPLYCGFYSQPGQFWLSMGGFDSGFLYHCKFSESRDEDPDQQQDEPFDFLAVDNADNDPIHALTFSANRQFLLCGMHSGSIRVYPLQPGQPGITSMQAYWTLSVHDNDYGHLRHIKCSHDDQFVLTAGDDGNIFTFSLLPPEELEKGLQRQKTQIPSPREGLEIERKSCDIEDSAAYSIETARQRFQSDSVRQEAELKQQKKLKKLADIQKKYDQVLKANRGLPEHVRLKPEELQLDPRFYELTERLKAERLSEVRREMAWEQERCSTAFNKLQEWFRSSAEANVVTVVGIHSDHRVSTYRLPVFSEIPTQQSRSSSTERHRDSSPETTDATVESADDSSQTEEVEEEVLQPPGTRPRMTLGSRQEERLRKAAERAALARKRIENREQEWNQLYAEKPDGNYEDPQDVQDIQEARENIGDMTLKSDVTMKINLKMMSDRKREELRALEENVYKKQIDMNGKIIALRDSKDRLVCWFHGQAQRLQEVQQHLPVHLRQPAPTPPRMLPEEAPETWLQSKLAALRRYQVVREQRCDALKPDEWDKELDESQAEEEIRLLYEQDCLINKMKTSVTEFDMELKLLRQQKLHLDCKIKLADLHKLLLVQERRLLEQFESRDGCLQEKLTGCSVEENSIASKLEKLKQQMKVKHRETERLQERAKALFTKFKTSLGDEHEYEEFLTKVFMKKIKRDKKELKGKEDEEDSDEDSQEEDDWDEEDDICSLEDLEAAVDDGVCPPGCDPALFEYTLKLREHRLNLEDLLTEEKRSVKALEMERETFSKKEKLLTGCRKAAESDLNLVHRELQQKLNSLDVVVPLRLHQIQYVMNESVPSDLSEALLVHETLLNKLQERIKELQEEKIHMRKLYFGAKQEGTRLERRLEDMNAEIQVLKTECKELMMAKFGKLLDVDALETQAGSRRLEELKLKQLKEEAAHDREVKHWHAKLEEASVGSSETIKRNSELSRSMLSVMEERNLLERQVLSRHKKLFKQQRSNYSRHETQKDIERLEEVVKTQAEQEKTLRREIEFLSSPGSHSIHGQTKPTPSLPDRKPNRPSKHASS